A single window of Brevinematales bacterium DNA harbors:
- a CDS encoding chloramphenicol phosphotransferase, whose translation MQFPQIILLNGASSSGKSTLAIELRKKLEMPYFYFSSDLLADSGMLPNVDRVNNDTWWSWNILRPKFFDGFHRSIAGFAASGIYLLVEHIVEYASWFDELVTLLNPYHVFYIGVICPVEEIERREHKRGNRRIGEGKSHIEDGIHTWSGYDIEVNTHSNTNEENVNTIIEGMKEMNPEESVFQKRYSRMNLKK comes from the coding sequence ATGCAATTTCCCCAGATAATCCTGTTAAACGGCGCTTCCAGTTCAGGGAAAAGTACCCTCGCGATAGAGCTGAGAAAGAAATTAGAAATGCCATACTTTTACTTTAGCTCCGATCTGCTGGCGGATTCCGGGATGCTGCCGAATGTGGATAGAGTGAACAATGATACCTGGTGGTCATGGAATATACTGCGCCCGAAATTCTTTGACGGCTTTCATAGATCAATCGCCGGGTTTGCCGCCTCGGGAATATACCTGTTGGTCGAGCATATTGTCGAATATGCGTCATGGTTCGATGAACTGGTGACATTATTGAATCCATACCACGTATTTTATATAGGTGTGATATGCCCTGTTGAAGAAATCGAACGGAGAGAACATAAACGCGGTAATCGGCGAATAGGCGAGGGGAAATCGCATATCGAGGATGGGATACACACATGGAGCGGATATGATATCGAAGTGAATACCCATTCGAATACGAATGAGGAAAATGTTAATACTATTATCGAAGGTATGAAAGAAATGAATCCTGAAGAAAGCGTATTTCAAAAAAGATATAGCCGGATGAATTTGAAAAAATGA
- a CDS encoding histidine--tRNA ligase, protein MADKFLPTNSYIGTRDFYPEDMRVRNWFFAKMRKVVESFGYDEMLGPILEPFDVFAAKSGEEIVNEQVYHFTDRGERHIAIRPEMTPTVARMVAAKSGEIRYPVRWYSIANFMRYERPQKGRLREFWQLNVDLLGDSGREYDYEILSAIIALMKEFGADETMFKVKINNRRFYNDVMRDVVGATPDEMKVISKAVDKRSKLPRDKYEAWLKESGITREKIERLETVFGMGLPVLAGKLAGESQGAKELTELFGLIDKTGLSRYCEFDFSIVRGLDYYTGNIFEVYDLDPENRRALFGGGRYDNLIGLFKKAEVSGIGFGFGDVTFQNFLESHGLIPADIHDNNGVLITVFDDVDHAEYVRLSDELRAEGIKNLIYFGGNKKMGRQFQYAEGMGMKVAIVMGGNELAQGKVILKNLAASEQVEISREKFIEELRKIIQ, encoded by the coding sequence ATGGCTGATAAATTTTTACCGACCAATTCATATATCGGGACTAGAGATTTTTATCCCGAGGATATGCGCGTACGCAACTGGTTCTTCGCGAAGATGCGAAAAGTCGTCGAGAGCTTCGGGTACGACGAGATGCTCGGCCCGATTTTGGAGCCGTTCGACGTATTCGCCGCGAAGAGCGGCGAGGAGATTGTCAACGAGCAGGTATACCACTTCACCGACCGCGGCGAACGGCATATCGCGATCCGCCCGGAAATGACCCCGACTGTCGCGAGAATGGTCGCGGCGAAATCCGGGGAAATCCGTTACCCGGTAAGATGGTACAGTATCGCGAACTTCATGCGTTACGAACGCCCCCAGAAGGGCAGGCTGCGCGAATTCTGGCAGCTCAATGTCGACCTGCTCGGGGACAGCGGCCGCGAATACGACTATGAAATCCTGTCGGCGATCATCGCGCTGATGAAGGAATTCGGCGCGGACGAGACGATGTTCAAGGTGAAGATCAATAACCGCCGTTTCTATAACGATGTCATGCGCGATGTGGTCGGCGCTACCCCCGATGAAATGAAGGTCATCTCGAAGGCGGTGGATAAACGCTCGAAACTCCCGCGCGATAAGTATGAAGCGTGGCTGAAGGAATCCGGCATAACGCGGGAGAAGATCGAACGGTTGGAGACCGTATTCGGAATGGGGCTGCCCGTCCTCGCGGGGAAACTCGCGGGAGAATCGCAGGGCGCTAAGGAATTGACCGAATTGTTCGGACTGATCGATAAGACCGGGCTGTCGCGGTATTGCGAGTTCGATTTTTCGATCGTGCGCGGCTTGGATTATTATACCGGCAACATCTTCGAGGTGTACGACCTCGACCCGGAGAACCGCCGTGCGTTATTCGGCGGCGGGCGTTACGATAACCTGATCGGCTTATTCAAGAAGGCCGAGGTATCGGGGATCGGGTTCGGGTTCGGCGACGTAACGTTCCAGAACTTTCTCGAATCGCACGGGCTGATTCCCGCGGATATCCATGATAATAACGGCGTGCTGATCACGGTGTTCGACGACGTCGATCATGCGGAGTATGTGAGGCTTTCGGACGAACTCCGCGCCGAGGGGATAAAAAATTTGATCTACTTCGGCGGGAATAAAAAGATGGGGCGGCAGTTCCAGTATGCCGAGGGGATGGGAATGAAGGTCGCTATCGTTATGGGCGGCAACGAACTCGCGCAGGGAAAAGTGATATTAAAGAACTTGGCGGCAAGCGAACAAGTGGAAATATCCCGTGAGAAATTTATTGAGGAACTCAGGAAAATAATCCAATAA
- a CDS encoding NfeD family protein, with product MDWYIWMIIGVALIVIEIFTPGFFMLLPGVAGVVAGVVAIWVPSLAIQITVFILLSAALIIFLRPFVLKMTGKNQQETNADGMIGKVVLVTEDIDNKTDKGYIKYYSDHFPARSESGTSFVKGEMVRIVRMDGIKVYVESAGAGDTEALENK from the coding sequence ATGGATTGGTATATTTGGATGATTATCGGGGTAGCGCTGATTGTAATCGAGATTTTTACCCCCGGTTTTTTTATGCTCCTGCCAGGGGTTGCCGGGGTTGTCGCCGGCGTGGTCGCGATATGGGTTCCGTCCCTCGCGATTCAGATAACCGTGTTTATCTTATTGTCGGCGGCGCTGATTATCTTCCTTCGCCCGTTCGTGCTGAAGATGACCGGGAAGAACCAGCAGGAAACCAATGCCGACGGGATGATCGGGAAGGTCGTTCTGGTGACAGAGGATATCGATAACAAGACGGACAAAGGATATATCAAATACTACAGCGATCATTTCCCCGCGCGTTCCGAAAGCGGGACGTCGTTCGTGAAGGGCGAGATGGTGCGGATCGTTCGTATGGACGGTATCAAGGTGTATGTCGAATCCGCCGGGGCGGGCGATACCGAGGCTCTGGAAAATAAGTAA
- a CDS encoding lytic transglycosylase domain-containing protein — MIESIQGALYRIAEITKRIDEISAFGKSSPVKPSPTVEKQADLQDPNQPNFSQILQDYMQQNASQGAPAKQMYLNDLNVDELVGTYQDSAGILQSMYKNANSENNNVDSIITEAAQTFGVDESLIKAVIKQESQYNPKAVSKAGAMGLMQLMPQTAEILGVTDPFDVRQNVFGGTNYLSDMLTQFKGNVVKALAAYNAGPNKVVNAGGVPNIEETKDYVNKVMNFYYEYKNSK; from the coding sequence ATGATAGAATCCATTCAGGGCGCATTATACAGGATAGCGGAAATCACCAAACGCATCGACGAAATCAGCGCGTTCGGTAAATCGTCGCCGGTCAAACCGTCCCCGACGGTCGAGAAACAAGCCGATCTGCAGGACCCCAATCAGCCCAATTTCTCACAGATACTTCAGGATTATATGCAGCAGAACGCGTCGCAGGGAGCGCCCGCGAAGCAGATGTATCTGAACGACCTGAATGTCGACGAACTGGTCGGGACATATCAGGATTCGGCGGGTATCTTACAGTCGATGTATAAGAACGCGAACTCCGAGAATAACAATGTCGATTCCATTATCACCGAGGCCGCGCAGACCTTCGGGGTGGATGAATCGCTTATCAAGGCGGTCATCAAGCAGGAATCGCAGTATAACCCCAAAGCCGTATCGAAGGCCGGGGCGATGGGGCTGATGCAGTTGATGCCCCAGACCGCGGAAATACTGGGGGTGACCGATCCGTTCGACGTGCGGCAGAACGTATTCGGCGGGACGAATTACCTCAGCGATATGCTGACCCAGTTTAAGGGGAATGTCGTCAAGGCTCTCGCCGCGTATAACGCCGGGCCGAATAAGGTAGTGAACGCCGGCGGGGTGCCCAATATCGAGGAAACCAAGGATTACGTCAATAAAGTGATGAATTTCTACTACGAGTACAAGAATTCCAAGTAA
- the fliJ gene encoding flagellar export protein FliJ translates to MKRFTFRLERLLEIRKDREEEAKIELAKASGAYQLEVNKKINMQDTLRNLRSELSRREHLSIEELKEYDKLSQDTDLAFIVLDREIDAKRKVMEQKLAVYTKLKQERRAVEILKEKAWEKYQLEEKRQEQQVLDEIGQNIYRKNKGDRENSDNQNEGSSEV, encoded by the coding sequence ATGAAGCGATTCACGTTTCGTCTGGAACGGCTTCTGGAAATCCGAAAGGACCGGGAGGAAGAAGCGAAGATAGAGCTCGCGAAAGCGAGCGGGGCGTACCAGCTGGAAGTGAATAAGAAAATCAACATGCAGGACACGCTAAGAAACCTGCGTTCCGAGCTTTCCCGCCGCGAACATCTATCGATCGAAGAGTTGAAGGAATACGATAAACTTTCGCAGGATACCGACCTCGCGTTTATCGTGCTGGATCGTGAAATCGACGCTAAACGGAAGGTGATGGAGCAGAAGCTCGCGGTATATACCAAACTCAAGCAGGAACGGCGCGCCGTGGAAATCCTGAAAGAAAAAGCATGGGAAAAGTACCAGCTCGAGGAAAAACGTCAGGAACAGCAGGTTTTAGACGAAATAGGGCAGAATATATACCGAAAGAATAAAGGGGATCGGGAAAATTCCGACAATCAGAATGAGGGTTCGTCTGAAGTCTGA
- a CDS encoding Ig-like domain-containing protein, producing MRFFRFYLASILLFFTFISCSEFLSTGGLIATPYNGQTVKGIQTIVISPADDVLVDSIYLYINFQLEKTLTTAPYQYEWDTSSISNGWCTISVELYDQLGGYPITDAIQVKVDN from the coding sequence ATGCGTTTCTTCCGTTTCTATCTCGCTTCAATATTATTATTTTTTACATTTATATCCTGCTCGGAGTTCCTGAGCACAGGCGGACTGATCGCCACCCCGTACAACGGCCAGACCGTGAAGGGCATACAGACTATCGTCATTTCTCCCGCGGACGACGTGCTGGTCGATTCGATTTATCTCTACATCAATTTCCAGCTTGAAAAAACCCTGACTACCGCGCCCTACCAGTACGAATGGGATACGTCTTCCATCTCTAACGGGTGGTGCACGATCTCGGTCGAGCTCTACGACCAGCTTGGCGGGTATCCGATCACCGACGCCATACAGGTGAAGGTCGACAATTAA
- the truB gene encoding tRNA pseudouridine(55) synthase TruB, with protein MGNVSGILPIHKPSGISSFDVIRRLTKVIGVKKIGHGGTLDMPANGVLPLLLGEATKLFDFLLRTDKIYRAVVQFGAFTGTDDADGEILQRFDRKVTPGDISAVLPRFTGEITQIPPKYSALKTNGVRNYQLARRDMDVPDKPRTVNIINLVMESFDPDAQSAVMTVTCTSGTYIRAIARDIGQTLECGGYLTELTRLKSAGISLDRCHPIESVTRENFEGLLIPVGDSLPFIPPLALIPPADTVLSGKRLSDASFDAPTVSDGVYRVIQGTAFLALIERSGGQYRYLRVFNGI; from the coding sequence ATGGGAAATGTTTCAGGCATCCTCCCCATCCATAAACCATCCGGCATCAGTTCATTCGACGTGATCCGCCGGCTGACCAAAGTGATCGGCGTCAAGAAGATCGGACACGGCGGCACGCTCGATATGCCCGCGAACGGGGTGCTTCCACTGCTTCTCGGCGAGGCTACCAAGCTGTTCGATTTCCTCCTGCGCACCGATAAAATCTACCGCGCCGTCGTGCAGTTCGGCGCATTCACGGGCACCGACGACGCCGACGGGGAGATTCTCCAACGCTTCGACCGGAAGGTTACACCCGGCGATATTTCCGCGGTCCTCCCGCGCTTCACCGGCGAAATCACCCAGATCCCGCCGAAGTACTCCGCCCTCAAGACCAACGGGGTGCGGAACTATCAGCTCGCCAGACGCGATATGGATGTGCCCGATAAACCCCGGACGGTGAATATTATCAACCTCGTCATGGAGAGTTTCGACCCCGACGCGCAGAGCGCGGTGATGACGGTCACCTGCACGTCAGGGACATATATCCGCGCGATCGCGCGCGATATCGGCCAGACCCTCGAATGCGGGGGATATCTTACGGAGCTGACGCGCCTGAAGAGCGCGGGTATCTCCCTCGACCGCTGTCACCCTATCGAATCCGTCACCCGCGAAAATTTCGAGGGGCTGCTGATACCGGTCGGCGACTCCCTTCCGTTTATTCCCCCGCTCGCGCTGATTCCCCCGGCGGACACTGTCCTTTCCGGGAAACGCCTGTCCGATGCGAGCTTCGACGCGCCCACAGTTAGCGACGGGGTCTACCGCGTGATTCAGGGAACGGCGTTCCTCGCGCTCATCGAGCGCTCCGGCGGGCAGTACCGTTACCTGCGCGTATTCAACGGGATATGA
- a CDS encoding radical SAM protein translates to MKKRILLVNPHIEDFAAYDHFSKPLGLLRLAAYLKPGFDLHFIDAMNRSHPGLAGMKFRDNGTGHFYKTFIPKPAQLSDIPRRFKRYGLPDGLFRAALRDTPFRPDYIFITSAMTYWYTGVVYTIGLIREVFADTPIVLGGIYPSLMPEHAAMAVPVDYIVPHQRLARVLKHIGEMTGVELNSVEYRAPEYGLTGEFYYAPVYTSLGCVYACAYCASNILGGFEQFPPERVAEDILRLRKQYGVRHFAFYDDALFVNSGNHLDRILEILIRAGFDGKFYTPNGLHIRLLAARTARLMKESGFADIRLSLESSDPEFQQSQGAKATNREFENAIGILHTAGFGRKNIHVYTLVNIPGQDASGTGETMRYIFANGAVPRLAYYSPIPGTPDFRLAEKITPLGDPLFHNNSVYMYRSGFDYQTLLRLKELEIRYRRQAEAED, encoded by the coding sequence ATGAAGAAACGTATCCTGCTCGTCAATCCGCACATCGAGGATTTCGCCGCCTACGACCATTTTTCAAAGCCCCTCGGGCTTCTCCGGCTCGCGGCGTACCTCAAGCCCGGGTTCGATCTCCACTTTATCGACGCGATGAACCGCTCGCATCCGGGACTCGCCGGGATGAAATTCCGCGATAACGGGACGGGCCATTTCTATAAAACATTTATCCCGAAACCCGCGCAGTTATCCGATATCCCCCGCCGCTTCAAGCGTTACGGGCTCCCGGACGGCCTTTTCCGCGCCGCGCTGCGGGATACTCCGTTCCGCCCGGACTACATTTTTATCACATCCGCGATGACCTACTGGTATACCGGCGTCGTCTATACGATCGGGCTGATCCGCGAGGTATTCGCCGATACCCCGATCGTGCTCGGCGGGATATACCCGTCGCTGATGCCGGAGCACGCTGCGATGGCAGTTCCCGTAGATTACATCGTACCTCATCAGAGGCTGGCGCGGGTATTGAAGCATATCGGCGAGATGACAGGGGTCGAGTTGAACTCCGTGGAATACCGCGCGCCGGAGTACGGATTGACGGGGGAGTTTTACTACGCGCCGGTCTATACCTCGCTCGGCTGTGTGTACGCCTGCGCGTACTGCGCGTCGAACATCCTCGGCGGGTTCGAGCAATTCCCGCCGGAGCGGGTCGCTGAGGATATCCTTCGACTCCGTAAACAGTACGGCGTGCGGCATTTCGCGTTCTACGACGACGCGCTATTCGTGAACTCCGGGAATCATCTGGACAGGATACTTGAGATACTGATACGCGCGGGATTCGACGGGAAATTCTACACCCCCAACGGGCTGCATATCCGGCTTCTGGCCGCGCGGACGGCCCGCCTGATGAAAGAAAGCGGGTTCGCCGATATCCGGTTATCGCTGGAATCGAGCGACCCGGAGTTCCAACAGTCGCAGGGAGCGAAGGCTACCAACCGGGAATTCGAGAACGCGATAGGGATTTTACATACGGCGGGATTCGGGCGAAAAAATATCCATGTCTATACGCTCGTGAATATCCCCGGGCAGGACGCTTCCGGTACGGGTGAGACGATGCGGTATATCTTCGCGAACGGCGCGGTGCCGAGGCTCGCGTATTATTCCCCTATCCCGGGTACGCCGGATTTCCGCCTCGCGGAAAAGATCACCCCGCTCGGCGACCCCCTCTTCCATAATAATTCGGTCTATATGTACCGGAGCGGGTTCGACTATCAAACCCTTCTCCGCCTGAAAGAACTGGAAATCCGCTACAGGCGTCAGGCGGAAGCGGAGGACTAG
- the glmM gene encoding phosphoglucosamine mutase, with protein MSELKVSVSGVRGIWGDSLTLESLMDYTVAFGEYIRKRGGKKVLIGRDARPTGAMITSYTASILNAMGLDVTDCGIVPTPTVLYGVRMHGYDGGLIITASHNPVEWNALKYVKAGGVFTGEKDIAEIKGYLGIREGAEAAYGSIGGYELDHSILASHVRAVVEYLAAGKIIAKKYKVLVDPVNSAGGESSRLLLEALGCEYKIINGEINGRFERGTEPTPENLRHMEKAVRDFSADIGFATDPDADRLVVVDEKGCVLSEEMTLALGVESVLSDPATVKGDVVVNMSTSRMAEDIAEKHGVHAYRSKVGEANVVEGIEEHGALIGGEGNGGVIFPTVNTARDSLVGIGLILQLMTRTDKPLSEIAAGFPKYAMKKTKFDYSGDVAELYKKIERRYPGAKVSVLDGLRLDWEQGGAKVWAHIRPSNTEPVVRLIGESDDPALLDSVFREIGGLL; from the coding sequence GTGTCGGAACTCAAGGTAAGCGTTTCCGGGGTCAGGGGGATTTGGGGCGATTCGTTGACACTGGAGTCGCTGATGGATTATACGGTCGCGTTCGGCGAATATATCCGCAAGCGCGGCGGGAAGAAAGTACTGATCGGGCGGGACGCGCGTCCTACCGGGGCGATGATTACCTCGTATACCGCGTCCATCCTGAACGCGATGGGGCTCGACGTCACCGACTGCGGGATTGTTCCCACTCCGACTGTGCTGTACGGCGTGCGGATGCACGGCTATGACGGCGGGCTGATTATCACCGCCTCGCACAATCCCGTGGAGTGGAACGCTCTGAAATACGTGAAGGCGGGCGGGGTGTTTACCGGGGAAAAGGATATCGCGGAAATCAAGGGATACCTCGGGATACGCGAGGGAGCCGAAGCGGCGTACGGCTCTATCGGGGGGTACGAGCTCGATCACTCGATACTTGCCTCTCATGTCCGCGCGGTCGTAGAGTACCTCGCCGCGGGTAAAATCATCGCGAAGAAGTATAAAGTTCTGGTCGATCCGGTGAACAGCGCCGGCGGGGAATCCTCGCGGCTCCTTCTCGAAGCGCTGGGGTGCGAATATAAAATCATCAACGGCGAGATTAACGGACGTTTCGAGCGCGGAACCGAGCCGACCCCTGAGAACCTCCGTCATATGGAGAAGGCCGTGCGCGATTTTTCCGCCGATATCGGCTTCGCGACCGATCCCGACGCCGACCGTCTGGTCGTAGTCGACGAGAAGGGATGTGTCCTGTCCGAGGAGATGACTCTCGCGCTCGGGGTGGAGAGCGTGTTGTCCGACCCCGCGACCGTGAAGGGAGACGTTGTGGTCAATATGTCCACTTCCCGGATGGCGGAGGATATAGCCGAAAAACACGGCGTACATGCGTACCGTTCCAAAGTCGGCGAGGCGAATGTGGTCGAGGGTATCGAGGAACATGGGGCGCTGATCGGCGGCGAGGGTAACGGCGGGGTTATTTTCCCCACGGTCAACACCGCGCGCGACAGCCTGGTCGGGATCGGGCTTATCCTCCAGCTGATGACCCGCACCGATAAGCCGCTGTCGGAGATCGCGGCGGGATTTCCGAAATACGCGATGAAAAAAACGAAGTTCGATTATTCCGGCGATGTCGCGGAATTATATAAGAAGATAGAGCGCCGTTACCCCGGCGCGAAGGTATCCGTTCTCGACGGGCTGAGGCTCGATTGGGAACAGGGCGGCGCGAAGGTGTGGGCGCACATCCGCCCGTCGAACACCGAACCGGTCGTGCGGCTGATAGGCGAATCGGACGACCCCGCGCTTCTCGACAGCGTATTCCGTGAGATCGGCGGGCTTCTCTAG
- the traF gene encoding conjugal transfer protein TraF, protein MKKLLTVITILMVSGSLYAAFEDLGYTARSMSLGNAMFGEFDGVNSMHYNPASIALAKSFQIYSGWNTPYSQFNDGSSLNSIDVNIVLPFFNGFSLSFDPFITKRAALGFAFHRLSVSDGTMEIYHEGVYSFIYAKDLNDVISRGAKISIGIRLNIYDIAVGAHQDVVLNPALGGMMSKVSFGLDVGLTYDFSETIRLGLSYKNLIAPNISIQPDGTDTLASEFRLGANWNIGNILFMKNAMIGIGLVTYGKDASDNRSANTSYNIGFEFKQLSAHEIFESKPFKGEILSIRLGAIWEQLKVSEDVITGTAGIGFMYIFGKAHQINIDYAFEYGFNNGSMKHVAGLTYSYILPNSAFVYEKGMEADQELDELSKASTNVVAQPDNAVNNANTTPVVQPDANKTNPADNKKPPVVDKNKKKDKTK, encoded by the coding sequence ATGAAAAAGTTATTGACGGTTATTACAATACTGATGGTGAGCGGTTCTCTTTACGCGGCGTTCGAGGACTTGGGCTATACCGCGAGAAGTATGTCTCTCGGTAACGCGATGTTCGGGGAATTCGACGGTGTGAACTCGATGCATTATAATCCCGCATCTATCGCGCTTGCAAAAAGTTTTCAGATATACAGCGGATGGAATACCCCGTATTCCCAGTTTAACGACGGCTCTTCGCTCAATTCTATCGATGTGAACATTGTTCTGCCGTTCTTTAACGGGTTCTCGTTGAGCTTCGACCCGTTCATTACGAAACGCGCCGCGCTCGGGTTCGCGTTCCATCGCCTGTCGGTATCCGACGGGACTATGGAAATTTACCATGAGGGTGTGTACAGCTTTATTTATGCGAAAGATTTGAACGATGTGATCTCGCGCGGAGCGAAAATCTCCATCGGTATCCGTTTGAATATATACGATATCGCGGTCGGCGCGCATCAGGATGTGGTTCTGAACCCCGCGCTCGGAGGAATGATGTCGAAGGTATCGTTCGGTCTCGACGTGGGTTTAACCTATGACTTCAGTGAAACTATCCGTCTGGGATTAAGCTATAAAAACCTGATAGCCCCGAACATCTCGATTCAGCCCGACGGCACCGATACGTTAGCGTCAGAATTCCGTTTGGGAGCCAACTGGAATATCGGAAATATCCTCTTTATGAAAAACGCGATGATAGGGATCGGTTTGGTAACCTATGGAAAGGATGCCAGCGATAACCGTTCGGCAAACACCTCGTATAATATCGGTTTTGAGTTCAAGCAGTTATCGGCGCATGAGATATTTGAATCTAAACCGTTCAAAGGTGAGATACTTTCCATTCGTCTGGGCGCGATCTGGGAACAGTTGAAGGTGAGCGAAGATGTGATAACCGGTACGGCCGGTATCGGATTTATGTATATCTTCGGGAAGGCGCACCAGATCAATATCGATTATGCGTTCGAGTACGGGTTTAACAACGGGTCGATGAAGCATGTCGCGGGTCTGACTTACTCGTACATTCTCCCCAATAGCGCGTTTGTCTACGAGAAGGGCATGGAAGCCGATCAGGAACTTGACGAACTCTCGAAGGCAAGCACGAACGTGGTTGCGCAGCCCGATAATGCCGTCAATAACGCAAATACGACTCCCGTAGTCCAGCCGGATGCTAATAAGACTAATCCTGCTGATAACAAGAAACCTCCTGTAGTCGACAAGAACAAGAAGAAGGACAAAACCAAGTAA